A genomic window from Purpureocillium takamizusanense chromosome 2, complete sequence includes:
- a CDS encoding uncharacterized protein (COG:S~TransMembrane:3 (o98-119i131-157o169-190i)~EggNog:ENOG503P6EK) codes for MTCMWTDTLFAMSSKYRRDWAYLAIISIQLLGMIFLDLVAFYPKALYAGSSAPLHFLISIRRRYIRATSDPFFSASPAASPHSPWLQAFLYVELLVQLPLAVYLVWRLSSLWRRTTPFVELAAVVFCCLTFMGSVACCAELWSMSFLKLSAKKKSSLFYGTYLPFVIIRKKASSSFLSPLPSMALAALVLSAL; via the exons ATGACGTGCATGTGGACAGACACGCTCTTCGCCATGTCGTCCAAGTACCGCCGCGACTGGGCGTACTTGGCCATCATCTCGATCCAGCTCCTGGGCATGATAT tcctcgacctcgtcgccttctACCCCAAGGCCCTCTACgcgggctcctcggcgccgctgcactTCCTCATCTCCATCCGGCGCAGGTACATCCGCGCCACCAGCGACCCCTTCTTCagcgcctcccccgccgcctcgccgcactCCCCCTGGCTCCAGGCCTTCCTCtacgtcgagctcctcgtccagctgcccctcgccgtctACCTCGTCTGgcgcctctcctccctctgGCGCCGCACCACCCCCtttgtcgagctcgccgccgtcgtcttctgctGCCTCACGTTCATGGGCTCCGTCGCGTGTTGCGCCGAGCTGTGGAGCATGAGCTTCCTGAAGCTGTCCGCCAAGAAGAAGTCTTCTCTGTTTTACGGGACCTATCTCCCGTTTGTCATTATTCGTAAGaaagcctcctcctcttttctttccccccttccctccaTGGCTCTCGCCGCATTGGTTTTGAGTGCACTTTGA